A window from Streptomyces sp. NBC_00299 encodes these proteins:
- a CDS encoding vitamin K epoxide reductase family protein: MSKTTVKDVSTEPEPERAEASPGSAGSSRAFALMLVITGAAGVLAAWVITIDKFKILEAKVEGKSFTPGCSLNPIVSCGSIMESKQAAVFGFPNPMLGLVCYGMVICVGMSLLTRARFPRWYWLTFNFGTLFGVAFCTWLMYQSLYNINALCLWCSLAWAATITMFWYVTSFNVRNGFLPAPRPLKIFLAEFTWVLPVTHCGVIVMLILTRWGSQLWAAS; the protein is encoded by the coding sequence ATGAGCAAGACGACAGTCAAAGACGTCTCCACCGAGCCCGAGCCGGAGCGTGCCGAGGCGTCGCCCGGTTCGGCGGGCAGCAGCCGTGCGTTCGCCCTGATGCTGGTGATCACCGGTGCAGCCGGCGTGCTTGCCGCGTGGGTCATCACGATCGACAAGTTCAAGATCCTCGAGGCGAAGGTCGAAGGGAAGTCCTTCACGCCCGGCTGCAGCCTGAACCCGATCGTCTCCTGCGGCAGCATCATGGAGAGCAAGCAGGCGGCCGTCTTCGGGTTCCCCAACCCCATGCTCGGCCTGGTCTGTTACGGCATGGTCATCTGCGTCGGTATGAGCCTGCTCACCCGCGCCCGCTTCCCGCGCTGGTACTGGCTGACCTTCAACTTCGGCACGCTCTTCGGCGTCGCCTTCTGCACCTGGCTGATGTACCAGTCGCTGTACAACATCAACGCGCTGTGCCTGTGGTGCTCGCTCGCCTGGGCCGCGACGATCACGATGTTCTGGTACGTGACCTCCTTCAACGTCCGCAACGGCTTCCTGCCCGCGCCGCGCCCGCTGAAGATCTTCCTCGCCGAGTTCACCTGGGTGCTCCCGGTGACGCACTGCGGTGTCATCGTCATGCTGATCCTGACCCGCTGGGGCAGCCAGCTCTGGGCCGCCTCCTGA
- a CDS encoding replication-associated recombination protein A has protein sequence MEPDLFTAAAEERQEKDPAGSPLAVRMRPRTLDEVVGQQHLLKPGSPLRRLVGESGGGPAGPSSVILWGPPGTGKTTLAYVVSKATNKRFVELSAITAGVKEVRAVIEGARRATGGFGKETVLFLDEIHRFSKAQQDSLLPAVENRWVTLIAATTENPYFSIISPLLSRSLLLTLEPLTDDDVRGLLKRALSDERGLSDAVGLPEDTEEHLLRIAGGDARRALTALEAAAGAALDKGESQIGLQTLEETVDRAAVKYDRDGDQHYDVASALIKSIRGSDVDAALHYLARMIEAGEDPRFIARRLMISASEDIGLADPNALPIAVAAAQAVAMIGFPEAALTLSHATIALALAPKSNAATTAIGAAMDDVRKGMAGPVPPHLRDGHYKGAAKLGHAQGYVYPHDLSEGIAEQQYAPDALKDREYYTPTRHGAEARYADAVEWTRKHLGRKRS, from the coding sequence GTGGAGCCCGACCTATTCACCGCCGCCGCAGAAGAACGCCAGGAGAAGGACCCAGCCGGAAGTCCCCTGGCGGTGCGCATGCGCCCGCGCACCCTGGACGAGGTCGTGGGCCAGCAGCACCTGCTCAAACCGGGCTCGCCCCTGCGCAGACTCGTCGGCGAGTCCGGTGGCGGGCCCGCCGGACCGTCCTCAGTGATCCTCTGGGGCCCGCCCGGCACCGGCAAGACGACCCTGGCGTACGTCGTCTCCAAGGCCACCAACAAGCGCTTCGTCGAGCTCTCCGCCATCACCGCCGGGGTGAAGGAGGTCCGCGCGGTCATCGAGGGCGCGCGGCGCGCCACCGGCGGCTTCGGCAAGGAGACCGTCCTCTTCCTCGACGAGATCCACCGCTTCAGCAAGGCCCAGCAGGATTCCCTCCTCCCGGCCGTCGAGAACCGCTGGGTGACCCTGATCGCGGCGACCACCGAGAACCCGTACTTCTCGATCATCTCCCCGCTGCTGTCCCGCTCCCTCCTGCTCACCCTCGAACCCCTCACCGACGACGACGTCAGAGGCCTGCTGAAGCGGGCCCTGAGCGACGAGCGGGGACTGAGCGACGCCGTCGGACTCCCCGAGGACACCGAGGAGCACCTGCTGCGCATCGCCGGCGGTGACGCCCGCCGCGCCCTGACCGCCCTGGAGGCGGCAGCCGGAGCGGCGCTCGACAAGGGCGAGTCGCAGATCGGCCTCCAGACGCTGGAGGAGACGGTCGACCGGGCGGCGGTGAAGTACGACCGCGACGGCGACCAGCACTACGACGTGGCCAGCGCCCTCATCAAGTCCATCCGCGGCTCCGACGTAGACGCCGCTCTGCACTACCTGGCCCGGATGATCGAGGCAGGCGAGGACCCCCGCTTCATCGCCCGCCGCCTGATGATCTCCGCCAGCGAGGACATCGGCCTGGCCGACCCGAACGCCCTGCCGATCGCGGTCGCCGCCGCCCAGGCCGTCGCCATGATCGGCTTCCCCGAGGCCGCCCTCACCCTCAGCCACGCCACCATCGCCCTCGCCCTCGCGCCCAAGTCAAACGCCGCGACGACCGCGATCGGCGCCGCCATGGACGACGTACGCAAGGGCATGGCGGGCCCCGTGCCGCCCCACCTGCGTGACGGGCACTACAAGGGCGCCGCCAAGCTCGGGCACGCGCAGGGGTACGTCTATCCGCACGACCTCTCCGAGGGCATCGCCGAGCAGCAGTACGCCCCGGACGCCCTCAAGGACCGCGAGTACTACACCCCGACCCGGCACGGCGCCGAGGCGCGGTACGCGGACGCGGTGGAGTGGACCAGGAAACACCTCGGTCGGAAGCGGTCCTGA
- the rpsD gene encoding 30S ribosomal protein S4, with the protein MANQSRPKVKKSRALGIALTPKAVKYFEARPYPPGEHGRGRKQNSDYKVRLLEKQRLRAQYDVSERQLVRAYERASKVQGKTGEALIIELERRLDALVLRSGIARTIYQARQMVVHGHIEVNGQKVDKPSFRVKPDDVVMVRERSREKTLFSISREGGFAPDGETPRYLQVNLKALAFRLDREPNRKEIPVICDEQLVVEYYAR; encoded by the coding sequence GTGGCGAATCAGTCCCGCCCCAAGGTCAAGAAGTCGCGTGCCCTCGGCATTGCGCTGACCCCGAAGGCCGTCAAGTACTTCGAGGCCCGTCCCTACCCGCCGGGTGAGCACGGCCGTGGCCGCAAGCAGAACTCGGACTACAAGGTCCGTCTGCTGGAGAAGCAGCGTCTGCGTGCGCAGTACGACGTGTCCGAGCGCCAGCTCGTCCGCGCCTACGAGCGTGCCTCCAAGGTTCAGGGCAAGACCGGTGAGGCCCTGATCATCGAGCTCGAGCGTCGTCTCGACGCCCTGGTGCTGCGTTCGGGCATCGCCCGCACCATCTACCAGGCCCGTCAGATGGTCGTGCACGGCCACATCGAGGTCAACGGCCAGAAGGTCGACAAGCCGTCCTTCCGCGTCAAGCCCGACGACGTCGTGATGGTTCGTGAGCGCAGCCGCGAGAAGACCCTCTTCTCGATCTCCCGCGAGGGTGGCTTCGCCCCCGACGGTGAGACCCCGCGCTACCTCCAGGTGAACCTCAAGGCCCTGGCGTTCCGCCTGGACCGTGAGCCGAACCGCAAGGAGATCCCGGTGATCTGCGACGAGCAGCTCGTCGTCGAGTACTACGCCCGTTGA
- a CDS encoding ATP-binding protein encodes MRDQQRAHSPESVGPPLELNTFVGRSAELAGLAGALGAARLVTLTGAGGVGKSRLAARAASRCTPVDGVWHVDLASVRDPEFVDYAVVEALGLTDHTTRLPYETLLAHLAGRQLLLILDGFEHLVDACAELVSGLLRRLPGLRVLAVGRRPLGVTGELLFPLAPLGEDEAVELLVDRAAQPSVVVADDADVREVCRRLDGIPLAIELAAGRLRMLSPGQVLERLDDRFRLLTGGGRDGLARHRTLRTAVGWSHELCTPEERLLWARLSVFAGRFDLEAVEYVCGGQGLHSDDILEVLSQLLAQSVVTREETAAGVRYRMLDMIRVYGADWLAATGDAARLRRRHRDWYLGLTTWCELEWFSPRQDEVAARVEAELPNLRRALDHCLSEPDDAHLGQYLAGSLWFYWVGCGRLSEGRHWLEQAVALDSGHEQSRLKALWVLGYVAILQGDTVPALGVLSQCREEAEHAADPTAVAYAEHRTGCLALLSDDMERAETLLRSALGRYQEIGELNSNVLMGQVELAMTRAFQGDLPDAVRLCEDVRRVCEDHGERWARSYALYVLAYAAWADGDLPGARALLSDCLGSAHSFHDLLGSVLAVELLALLTGAEGDPVEAAVLQGAASGMWPSVGLPLFGSACFNAPHELCETAARERLGDERYEECARQGAALGREEAVRRARLPSDGVPSPRGPVRHVTATVTMRKPAASPTRRGEETAG; translated from the coding sequence ATGCGGGATCAACAGCGCGCCCACTCCCCCGAGTCCGTCGGTCCGCCCCTGGAGCTCAACACGTTCGTGGGCCGCTCGGCCGAACTCGCCGGGCTGGCCGGGGCGCTCGGTGCCGCGCGGCTGGTGACTCTGACGGGGGCGGGCGGCGTCGGCAAGTCACGGCTGGCGGCACGCGCGGCCTCGCGGTGCACGCCCGTCGACGGTGTGTGGCACGTGGACCTGGCGTCGGTGCGTGATCCGGAGTTCGTCGACTACGCGGTCGTGGAGGCGCTGGGGCTGACGGACCACACGACCCGCCTGCCCTACGAGACACTGCTGGCGCACCTCGCCGGGCGTCAACTCCTGCTGATCCTGGACGGTTTCGAGCACTTGGTGGACGCCTGTGCGGAGCTGGTGAGCGGACTGCTGCGCCGGCTGCCGGGCCTGAGGGTGCTCGCCGTGGGGCGCAGACCGCTGGGCGTGACGGGCGAGCTGCTGTTTCCGCTGGCACCGCTCGGCGAGGACGAGGCGGTGGAGTTGCTCGTGGACCGGGCGGCCCAGCCCTCGGTGGTCGTGGCGGACGACGCGGACGTACGGGAGGTGTGCCGTCGCCTGGACGGGATCCCGCTGGCGATCGAGCTGGCCGCCGGGCGGCTGCGGATGCTGTCCCCGGGGCAGGTGCTGGAGCGGCTCGACGACCGGTTCCGGCTGCTGACCGGCGGCGGGCGGGACGGGTTGGCGCGCCATCGGACGCTGCGTACGGCGGTCGGCTGGAGCCATGAACTGTGCACGCCCGAGGAGCGGTTGCTGTGGGCGCGGCTGTCGGTCTTCGCGGGCCGGTTCGACCTGGAGGCCGTCGAGTACGTGTGCGGCGGCCAGGGCCTGCACTCCGACGACATCCTCGAGGTGCTCTCCCAGCTGCTCGCGCAGTCCGTGGTCACACGCGAGGAGACCGCGGCCGGCGTGCGCTACCGCATGCTGGACATGATCCGGGTGTACGGCGCCGACTGGCTGGCGGCGACCGGGGACGCGGCCCGGCTGCGGCGCCGGCACCGCGACTGGTATCTGGGCCTGACGACCTGGTGCGAGCTGGAGTGGTTCTCACCGCGACAGGACGAGGTGGCCGCGCGGGTCGAGGCGGAGCTGCCGAATCTGCGCCGCGCCCTGGACCACTGTCTGAGCGAGCCGGACGACGCGCATCTGGGCCAGTACCTCGCGGGCTCCCTGTGGTTCTACTGGGTCGGCTGCGGCCGGCTGTCGGAGGGGCGGCACTGGCTGGAGCAGGCCGTGGCGCTGGACTCCGGTCATGAGCAGTCCCGGCTGAAGGCCCTGTGGGTGCTGGGCTATGTGGCGATCCTGCAGGGCGACACGGTGCCCGCCCTGGGGGTGCTGTCTCAGTGCCGTGAGGAGGCGGAACATGCCGCCGACCCCACGGCGGTGGCGTACGCCGAGCATCGCACCGGTTGTCTGGCCCTGCTCTCGGACGACATGGAGCGTGCCGAAACGCTGCTGCGCTCGGCACTCGGCCGCTATCAGGAGATCGGCGAGCTCAACAGCAATGTGCTGATGGGCCAGGTGGAGCTGGCGATGACGCGGGCGTTCCAGGGCGACCTGCCGGACGCGGTGCGGCTGTGCGAGGACGTCCGCCGGGTGTGCGAGGACCACGGCGAGCGCTGGGCGCGCTCCTACGCGCTGTACGTCCTGGCGTACGCCGCCTGGGCCGACGGCGACCTGCCCGGCGCCCGCGCGCTGCTGTCGGACTGCCTCGGCAGCGCCCACTCCTTCCACGACCTGCTCGGCTCGGTGCTGGCGGTGGAACTGCTGGCCCTGCTGACCGGTGCGGAGGGCGATCCCGTGGAGGCAGCGGTGCTGCAGGGCGCCGCGTCAGGCATGTGGCCGTCGGTGGGGCTGCCGCTGTTCGGCTCGGCGTGCTTCAACGCGCCGCACGAGCTGTGCGAGACGGCAGCTCGGGAACGGCTGGGCGACGAGCGGTACGAGGAGTGCGCACGGCAGGGGGCGGCGCTCGGCCGCGAGGAGGCGGTGCGCCGGGCGCGGCTGCCGTCGGACGGCGTTCCGTCGCCGCGAGGTCCGGTACGGCATGTCACGGCGACCGTGACCATGCGAAAGCCCGCCGCCTCCCCCACCCGGAGGGGCGAGGAGACGGCGGGCTGA
- a CDS encoding DUF948 domain-containing protein — translation MHTVSGGEVAGILVAVFWAILVSFLAVALVRLAQTLKATTKLVADVTDQAVPLLAEASTAVRSAQTQIDRVDAIATDVQEVTSNASALSTTVASTFGGPLVKVAAFGYGVRRALGGRKDDAPAKAPRRTVIVGRTVPASRRDKRNLRGKRD, via the coding sequence GTGCACACAGTGTCCGGTGGAGAGGTGGCCGGGATCCTGGTGGCCGTCTTCTGGGCGATCCTGGTCTCCTTCCTCGCCGTTGCACTGGTGAGGCTGGCCCAGACGCTCAAGGCGACCACCAAGCTCGTGGCGGACGTGACCGACCAGGCCGTCCCGCTCCTGGCAGAGGCCTCCACGGCGGTGCGCTCCGCACAGACCCAGATCGACCGGGTCGACGCGATCGCCACCGACGTTCAGGAGGTCACGTCGAACGCCTCGGCACTGTCGACCACCGTCGCCTCCACCTTCGGCGGCCCACTGGTCAAGGTCGCGGCCTTCGGTTACGGCGTCCGCCGGGCCCTCGGCGGCCGCAAGGACGACGCGCCCGCCAAGGCGCCCCGGCGTACCGTGATCGTGGGCCGCACGGTTCCGGCCTCGCGACGGGACAAGCGAAACCTCCGCGGAAAGAGGGACTGA
- the alaS gene encoding alanine--tRNA ligase, with amino-acid sequence MESAEIRRRWLSFFEERGHTVVPSASLIADDPTLLLVPAGMVPFKPYFLGEVKPPYARATSVQKCVRTPDIEEVGKTTRHGTFFQMCGNFSFGDYFKEGAIKYAWELLTSPQDKGGYGLEPEKLWITVYKDDDEAERIWHDVVGVPKERIQRLGMKDNYWSMGVPGPCGPCSEINYDRGPEFGVEGGPAVNDERYVEIWNLVFMQYERGEGIGKDNFEILGELPSKNIDTGLGLERLAMILQGVQNMYEIDTSMAVIKKATELTGVAYGDAHDSDVSLRVVTDHMRTSVMLIGDGVTPGNEGRGYVLRRIMRRAIRNMRLLGATGPVVKDLVDVVIGMMGQQYPELVTDRERIEKVALAEENAFLKTLKAGTNILDTAVTDTKASGSTVLPGDKAFLLHDTWGFPIDLTLEMAAEQGLSVDEDGFRRLMKEQRERAKADAQAKKTGHAGAGAYREIADKTGETEFIGYGDTEGESTIVGILVDGASSPAATEGDEVEIVLDRTPFYAEGGGQIGDTGRIRVDTGAVIEIRDCQKPVPGVYVHKGVVQVGEVTVGAKAHASIDSLRRRAIARAHSATHLTHQALRDALGPTAAQAGSENQPGRFRFDFGSPSAVPTAVMTDVEQKINEVLARDLDVHAEVMGIDEAKKQGAIAEFGEKYGERVRVVTIGDFSKELCGGTHVHNTAQLGLVKLLGESSIGSGVRRIEALVGVDAYNFLAREHTVVAQLQELIKGRPEELPEKVSAMLGKLKDAEKEIEKFRAEKVLQAAAGLVESAKDVRGIAVVTGQVPDGTTPDDLRKLVLDVRGRIQGGRAAVVALFTVNNGKPLTVIATNEAARERGLKAGDLVRTAAKTLGGGGGGKPDVAQGGGQNPAAVGDAVDAVERLVAETAK; translated from the coding sequence ATGGAGTCGGCCGAGATTCGCCGCCGCTGGCTGAGCTTCTTCGAGGAGCGCGGGCACACCGTCGTCCCTTCGGCGTCGCTCATCGCGGACGACCCGACTCTGCTCCTCGTCCCGGCCGGCATGGTGCCGTTCAAGCCCTACTTCCTGGGTGAGGTCAAGCCGCCCTACGCCCGCGCCACCAGCGTCCAGAAGTGCGTGCGCACGCCGGACATCGAAGAGGTCGGCAAGACCACCCGGCACGGCACTTTCTTCCAGATGTGCGGAAACTTCTCCTTCGGCGACTACTTCAAGGAAGGCGCCATCAAGTACGCCTGGGAGCTGCTCACCAGCCCCCAGGACAAGGGTGGTTACGGCCTGGAGCCGGAGAAGCTCTGGATCACCGTCTACAAGGACGACGACGAGGCCGAGCGCATCTGGCACGACGTCGTCGGCGTGCCGAAGGAGCGCATCCAGCGCCTCGGCATGAAGGACAACTACTGGTCCATGGGTGTCCCGGGTCCGTGCGGCCCCTGTTCCGAGATCAACTACGACCGCGGCCCCGAGTTCGGCGTCGAGGGCGGCCCCGCCGTCAACGACGAGCGGTACGTCGAGATCTGGAACCTCGTCTTCATGCAGTACGAGCGCGGCGAGGGCATCGGCAAGGACAACTTCGAGATCCTCGGCGAGCTCCCGAGCAAGAACATCGACACGGGCCTCGGCCTGGAGCGACTCGCCATGATTCTGCAGGGCGTGCAGAACATGTACGAGATCGACACCTCCATGGCCGTCATCAAGAAGGCCACCGAGCTGACGGGTGTGGCCTACGGCGACGCCCACGACTCGGACGTCTCCCTGCGCGTGGTCACCGACCACATGCGCACGTCCGTGATGCTCATCGGCGACGGCGTGACCCCCGGCAACGAGGGCCGCGGCTACGTCCTGCGCCGCATCATGCGCCGCGCCATCCGCAACATGCGTCTGCTCGGCGCCACCGGCCCGGTCGTCAAGGACCTGGTCGATGTCGTCATCGGCATGATGGGCCAGCAGTACCCCGAGTTGGTCACCGACCGCGAGCGCATCGAGAAGGTCGCCCTCGCCGAGGAGAACGCCTTCCTCAAGACGCTGAAGGCCGGCACCAACATCCTCGACACGGCCGTCACCGACACCAAGGCCTCCGGCTCCACGGTCCTTCCCGGCGACAAGGCCTTCCTGCTCCACGACACCTGGGGCTTCCCGATCGACCTCACCCTGGAGATGGCCGCCGAGCAGGGGCTGTCCGTGGACGAGGACGGCTTCCGCCGTCTGATGAAGGAGCAGCGGGAGCGCGCCAAGGCCGACGCCCAGGCCAAGAAGACCGGCCACGCCGGCGCCGGCGCCTACCGTGAGATCGCCGACAAGACCGGCGAGACCGAGTTCATCGGCTACGGCGACACCGAGGGCGAGTCCACCATCGTCGGCATCCTCGTCGACGGGGCCTCGTCCCCGGCCGCCACCGAGGGCGACGAGGTCGAGATCGTCCTCGACCGCACCCCGTTCTACGCCGAGGGCGGCGGCCAGATCGGCGACACCGGCCGGATCAGGGTCGACACCGGTGCCGTCATCGAGATCCGCGACTGCCAGAAGCCGGTGCCGGGTGTGTACGTCCACAAGGGCGTCGTCCAGGTCGGCGAGGTCACGGTCGGTGCCAAGGCCCACGCCTCGATCGACTCGCTGCGCCGCCGCGCCATCGCCCGCGCCCACTCGGCCACGCACCTCACCCACCAGGCTCTGCGTGACGCCCTCGGCCCGACGGCCGCCCAGGCCGGTTCCGAGAACCAGCCGGGTCGCTTCCGCTTCGACTTCGGTTCCCCGTCCGCCGTGCCGACGGCCGTGATGACCGACGTCGAGCAGAAGATCAACGAGGTCCTTGCCCGCGACCTCGACGTGCACGCCGAGGTCATGGGCATCGACGAGGCCAAGAAGCAGGGCGCCATCGCCGAGTTCGGCGAGAAGTACGGCGAGCGCGTCCGCGTCGTGACCATCGGCGACTTCTCCAAGGAGCTGTGCGGCGGCACGCACGTGCACAACACCGCCCAGCTGGGTCTGGTGAAGCTGCTCGGCGAGTCGTCGATCGGCTCCGGCGTGCGTCGTATCGAGGCTCTCGTCGGCGTGGACGCCTATAACTTCCTCGCCCGTGAGCACACGGTCGTCGCCCAGCTCCAGGAGCTGATCAAGGGCCGCCCGGAGGAGCTCCCGGAGAAGGTCTCCGCCATGCTCGGCAAGCTGAAGGACGCCGAGAAGGAGATCGAGAAGTTCCGCGCCGAGAAGGTGCTCCAGGCCGCCGCCGGTCTCGTCGAGTCCGCCAAGGACGTCCGTGGCATCGCCGTCGTCACCGGTCAGGTTCCGGACGGCACCACGCCGGACGACCTGCGCAAGCTGGTCCTCGACGTGCGCGGCCGCATCCAGGGCGGACGTGCCGCCGTGGTCGCCCTGTTCACGGTCAACAACGGCAAGCCGCTCACGGTCATCGCCACCAACGAGGCCGCCCGCGAGCGCGGCCTCAAGGCCGGCGACCTGGTCCGTACGGCCGCCAAGACCCTAGGCGGCGGAGGCGGCGGCAAGCCGGACGTCGCCCAGGGCGGCGGCCAGAACCCGGCCGCCGTCGGCGACGCCGTCGACGCCGTCGAGCGGCTCGTGGCGGAAACGGCCAAGTGA
- the ruvX gene encoding Holliday junction resolvase RuvX, whose product MRRGRRLAVDVGDARIGVASCDPDGILATPVETVPGRDIPAAHRRLKQLVDEYEPIEVVVGLPRSLKGGEGPAAAKVRGFTQELARMIAPVPVRLVDERMTTVTASQGLRASGVKSKKGRSVIDQAAAVIILQQALESERVSGKAPGESVEVVI is encoded by the coding sequence ATGCGCCGCGGCCGTCGCCTGGCCGTCGACGTCGGGGACGCCCGCATCGGCGTCGCCTCCTGTGACCCCGACGGGATCCTCGCCACCCCGGTGGAGACGGTCCCGGGCCGGGACATCCCGGCAGCTCACCGGCGTCTGAAGCAACTCGTCGACGAGTACGAGCCGATCGAGGTCGTCGTCGGTCTCCCACGCTCCCTCAAGGGAGGCGAGGGCCCGGCCGCGGCCAAGGTCCGGGGCTTCACCCAGGAACTGGCCCGCATGATCGCGCCCGTACCGGTCAGGCTCGTGGACGAGCGGATGACGACCGTGACGGCAAGTCAGGGACTGCGTGCCTCTGGCGTGAAGTCGAAGAAGGGCCGGTCGGTGATCGATCAGGCCGCCGCTGTGATCATCCTGCAGCAGGCGCTCGAATCCGAACGGGTGTCAGGTAAAGCACCGGGAGAGAGCGTCGAAGTGGTTATCTGA
- the mltG gene encoding endolytic transglycosylase MltG → MTEYGRGQGSEPWHPEDPLYGDGGWEGQQQAHTGQQAAYGGQPQHYPEQQPQQPQHYGDWGNGQQASYGQAQQYQQQGQHDPQQGQQYPQQYDQQQYAGHGQQGYDNNGWATGSHPQVQYPDPADPYGQQTAAYGGDQHDYYGTPEAYPPPEPPSRRQAEPEPPQTDWDPGPDQGEHAFFAGGDDKDDDESGGGRGRGDRRGGRGGGKPKKRRSGMACLVVVLVFGAGVAGVGYFGYQFYQDRFGDAPDFAGDGTNETVSVEIPKGAFGSDIGQKLKAAGVVKSVDAFVAAQEQNPDGDKIQAGAYLLKKQMSAESAVEMMLSPDSQNNVLVRPGERNLSVYKAIDEQLELSSGTTEKVAEEKYKTLGLPSWANSNKEIKDPLEGFLYPGTYAAAKGMKPEAILKEMVSQAADKYEALDLEAKAKALKLDNPLQVITVASLVQAEGKTNDDYRKMAEVVYNRLDLANPETYGALQFDSTFNYLKGQSNIDISESEIKSNKDPYNTYTQKGLPPGPIDNPGEGALKGTLNPTNEGWYYFVATDGVNKTEFAKTHDDFLKLKDKFNESRGN, encoded by the coding sequence ATGACTGAGTATGGCCGGGGCCAAGGCTCCGAACCGTGGCATCCGGAGGACCCGTTGTACGGGGACGGCGGATGGGAAGGGCAGCAGCAGGCCCACACGGGCCAGCAGGCTGCCTACGGCGGCCAGCCGCAGCACTATCCGGAGCAGCAGCCTCAGCAGCCGCAGCACTACGGCGACTGGGGCAACGGTCAGCAGGCCTCGTACGGCCAGGCGCAGCAGTACCAGCAGCAGGGCCAGCACGACCCTCAGCAGGGTCAGCAGTACCCCCAGCAGTACGACCAGCAGCAGTACGCGGGTCACGGGCAGCAGGGCTACGACAACAACGGCTGGGCCACCGGCTCCCACCCGCAGGTCCAGTACCCCGACCCGGCGGACCCCTACGGGCAGCAGACCGCGGCGTACGGCGGCGACCAGCACGACTACTACGGCACGCCCGAGGCGTACCCGCCGCCGGAGCCGCCGAGCCGTCGGCAGGCCGAACCGGAGCCGCCCCAGACCGACTGGGACCCAGGTCCTGACCAGGGCGAACACGCCTTCTTCGCGGGTGGCGACGACAAGGACGACGACGAGTCGGGCGGCGGCCGGGGGCGCGGTGACCGCCGGGGCGGGCGCGGCGGCGGGAAGCCCAAGAAGCGCCGCAGCGGCATGGCCTGTCTGGTGGTCGTGCTGGTCTTCGGCGCAGGTGTGGCCGGAGTCGGATATTTCGGTTATCAGTTTTACCAGGATCGTTTCGGCGATGCGCCGGACTTCGCGGGTGACGGCACGAACGAGACGGTGAGCGTCGAGATCCCCAAGGGCGCGTTCGGGTCCGATATCGGTCAGAAGCTGAAGGCGGCCGGCGTCGTGAAGAGCGTCGACGCTTTTGTCGCCGCCCAGGAGCAGAACCCCGACGGGGACAAGATCCAGGCGGGCGCCTATCTGCTGAAGAAGCAGATGTCCGCCGAGAGTGCCGTCGAGATGATGCTCAGTCCCGACAGCCAGAACAACGTTCTGGTCAGGCCGGGCGAGCGCAATCTGAGCGTCTACAAGGCGATCGACGAACAGCTCGAATTGTCGTCCGGGACCACCGAGAAGGTCGCCGAGGAGAAATACAAGACCCTCGGACTTCCCAGCTGGGCGAACAGCAACAAGGAGATCAAGGATCCGCTGGAGGGCTTCCTCTACCCGGGCACCTATGCCGCCGCAAAGGGCATGAAACCCGAGGCGATCCTGAAGGAGATGGTGTCCCAGGCCGCCGACAAGTACGAGGCGCTGGACCTGGAGGCCAAGGCGAAGGCCCTCAAGCTCGACAACCCGCTGCAGGTCATCACGGTCGCCAGCCTCGTCCAGGCCGAGGGCAAGACGAACGACGACTACCGCAAGATGGCGGAAGTGGTCTACAACCGCCTCGATCTCGCGAACCCTGAGACGTACGGCGCCCTGCAGTTCGACTCGACCTTCAATTACCTGAAGGGTCAGAGCAATATCGACATCAGCGAGTCGGAGATCAAGAGCAACAAGGACCCGTACAACACGTACACGCAGAAGGGTCTGCCGCCCGGTCCGATCGACAACCCGGGTGAGGGTGCACTCAAGGGGACGCTGAATCCGACGAACGAGGGTTGGTACTACTTCGTGGCGACCGACGGCGTGAACAAGACAGAATTCGCCAAGACCCACGACGATTTCCTGAAGCTCAAGGACAAGTTCAATGAGAGCAGGGGCAACTGA